A genomic stretch from Aedes albopictus strain Foshan chromosome 2, AalbF5, whole genome shotgun sequence includes:
- the LOC134288946 gene encoding uncharacterized protein LOC134288946, whose protein sequence is MPPLAPPPERSCLMCQSEDDSRMVCCDGCHNWFHFDCVGVTESIAHHPWICPSCVKPSTKGPPSATGESTSAPPTVKQSVPAAPPLATDPLGLSAPPNSSGPPAPFAPSAPFAPAAPSAPLVPSVTSLQLPVDLQLKMLEEEREIERKYLQRKYRLMMEASGTAHNQPSTSQAIHDDSFRQPPCHSSPFRPTHPVVPELHLLEGTGAANETGLLNSSQIAARHAVAKELPAYSGEPEEWPLFIATYENTTRLCGYTPEENMVRLQRCLRGKALEAVKCQLLHPANLDFALSTLRMLFGRPEIIVHTLIEKINRIPAPKADRLSTLVDFALAVRNMVATVKACKLEEHLYNITLLQGLVDRLPTMIKLNWATYRVQLPRVSLVEFSDWLYTVAEAASTVTMPTPVVAYDKLRRGAKEDGFLHVHSEHESGASSIQRPKNCCLICQGSCNAVETCQEFLNLDHSDRWAALREHKLCRTCLGTHRGLCRSGDICGRNGCTFKHHRLLHNDRSEINVPATRYPTQSNQTTNTESSASATQYNCNTHRWNEKSVLFQYVPVILHSNGNTVHTYAFIDGGSHMTLLEEDLAAELNLRGEKHPLCIRWTADHCRFEDNAERISLQVSGTQSGSTKFSLMDVFTVKDLKLPAQSLSVATMCKRYSYLRGLPVQSYNDVRPRLLIGMNNIRLGHPLDSREGRENEPIATRTRLGWTIFGICLDDHPKPITVPYSFHICSHSQNDEDDLHTTVKNYFALESLGIAAPKKELLSTDDERAVKILRENTRLENGRYSTTLLWKYDDVRLPNNKAMALRRHHCLVKRMKREPSLGEVLRKKIADYIQKGFIRKLSPEEGRKAGDRIWYLPIFPVSNPNKPGKVRIVWDAAASVAGTSLNSVLLKGPDQLKPLPYILYKFRERPVAICGDIEEMFHQVRMSDEDQQSQRFLFQDNTDAAEPDEYVMTVMTFGATCSPSSAQFIINRNAERFEEQLPAAVEAIRENHYVDDMLASVDTEAEAVQLARDVHFIHQQGGFKMRGWISNSSTVMEALNGTEAVERNLDLNTNTALEKVLGMWWNIKSDEFQYKLSKERHADLLFNAKHPTKREILSVLMSIYDPLGLLANFLMPLKLLLQEIWRSGVAWDEPIADPQLQKWKSWLTYLPQAGSVRIRRCYTALAPYEQLTTELHTFVDASELGYCAVSYLRLELGEHIECVLIGAKTRVAPLKFVSIPRLELQAAVVGSRLAKSIQDGHSIRIGRRFFWTDAADVLCWLRSDHRSYSPFVAHRACEILETTDISEWKYVPTKENVADEGTKCLRKLSLDATSRWRKGPTFIWKPMVEWPMEPLRRSMTDLEMRPSMLHHSVVSEHLKPENFSSWRHLVTVTALVHRFPNNIRKRIAGDVPTVGPLKREELLCAELFHYKRCQEESYADELTLLKSTGTGKRYLPKNSRLYKLCPIVDTDGVMRIHGRIDACDYVDEYAKHPIILPRGHFVTKLVLQDIHERYHHQCQETFLNEARSRFYIPRIRAECKKVASDCQRCKIRRATPTQPAMGDLPKARLAAFVRPFSYVGVDYFGPYNVAVGRRVEKRWGVLVTCLTVRAIHIEVAHSLDTGSCIMALRNCFARRGVPVQIISDRGTNFVASEKELKRALSMVDQDELIKEFTSESTSWTFNPPATPHMGGAWERLIQSVKKILSELRLPRLPRDEVLRSSLIEVENIVNSRPLTHIPVEFESSPALTPNHFLVGSSNGLKSLIPFDDSATALQWSYKASQTLANLFWRRWVSEYLPTITRRTKWFTPASPLSVGDIVIIVDPKYPRNYWPKGRVLATTISKDGQVRQATVQTASGIFQRSVVNLAVLDVGAKNSKPEADPVTGGEC, encoded by the coding sequence ATGCCACCGCTTGCACCTCCTCCAGAACGTAGTTGTTTGATGTGCCAATCGGAAGACGACAGCCGGATGGTATGCTGTGACGGCTGCCACAACTGGTTCCACTTCGACTGTGTCGGAGTGACGGAGTCCATTGCTCATCACCCGTGGATCTGTCCGAGCTGCGTCAAACCAAGTACCAAAGGACCACCATCTGCGACTGGCGAGTCAACGTCAGCACCACCGACAGTCAAACAATCTGTGCCAGCCGCACCACCACTCGCGACAGATCCGCTAGGTTTATCTGCACCACCAAATTCATCTGGGCCGCCAGCCCCATTCGCGCCATCAGCTCCATTCGCTCCAGCAGCGCCCTCCGCACCGCTGGTTCCTTCAGTGACATCGCTTCAGCTGCCTGTAGATCTGCAGCTAAAAATGCTTGAAGAAGAGCGGGAGATCGAGCGAAAATATCTTCAGCGAAAATATCGGCTAATGATGGAAGCATCCGGAACAGCTCATAACCAACCTTCAACTTCTCAAGCGATTCATGACGACAGCTTTCGCCAGCCACCATGTCATTCCTCACCGTTTCGGCCAACTCATCCTGTCGTTCCAGAGCTACACCTCCTCGAAGGCACCGGTGCAGCGAACGAAACAGGGTTACTTAATTCGAGCCAAATCGCTGCTCGTCACGCGGTAGCCAAGGAACTGCCGGCGTATAGCGGTGAACCAGAGGAATGGCCGCTGTTTATAGCAACGTACGAGAACACAACTAGACTTTGCGGGTACACGCCGGAAGAAAATATGGTTCGGTTGCAGCGCTGTCTCCGGGGTAAAGCACTAGAAGCGGTGAAATGCCAATTACTTCACCCGGCCAATCTAGACTTCGCCCTTTCAACTTTGAGGATGCTCTTTGGCCGTCCAGAAATTATTGTGCATACCCTCATCGAAAAAATCAACCGAATACCGGCACCCAAGGCAGACAGGCTCAGTACGCTTGTGGACTTCGCACTAGCCGTCCGAAACATGGTCGCTACGGTAAAAGCCTGTAAGCTAGAAGAACATCTGTATAACATCACCCTACTTCAAGGTCTGGTAGACCGGCTTCCAACGATGATTAAACTGAACTGGGCAACGTACCGTGTTCAACTACCACGGGTTTCGCTTGTGGAGTTTAGCGACTGGCTGTATACTGTAGCGGAAGCAGCAAGTACGGTAACGATGCCGACACCCGTTGTTGCTTACGACAAGTTACGTCGCGGCGCTAAGGAAGATGGGTTTCTTCACGTTCATTCCGAACACGAATCAGGTGCTAGTTCAATACAGCGGCCGAAAAATTGCTGTTTGATTTGTCAAGGATCATGCAACGCCGTAGAGACTTGTCAGGAGTTCCTTAATCTCGATCACTCCGACCGATGGGCTGCTTTGCGCGAGCATAAGTTGTGCCGAACCTGCCTAGGAACCCATCGAGGACTCTGTAGGTCAGGCGACATATGTGGTAGGAATGGATGCACATTCAAACACCATCGCCTGCTTCACAATGACCGTAGCGAAATCAACGTTCCCGCTACCAGGTACCCTACACAGTCCAATCAGACCACTAACACCGAGTCGTCCGCCAGTGCTACCCAGTACAACTGTAACACGCACAGATGGAATGAGAAGTCAGTACTGTTCCAATACGTACCTGTAATACTTCACAGTAACGGGAATACAGTGCATACCTACGCATTCATTGACGGTGGATCCCATATGAcgctgctcgaggaggacctggcTGCAGAACTAAACCTCCGGGGAGAGAAGCATCCTCTCTGTATTCGCTGGACGGCCGATCACTGTCGCTTCGAGGATAACGCCGAACGTATTTCGCTTCAAGTCTCCGGAACGCAAAGTGGTAGCACCAAATTTTCTTTGATGGACGTGTTTACCGTCAAAGACTTGAAATTGCCTGCGCAGTCTCTCTCTGTAGCAACTATGTGCAAACGCTACAGCTACCTAAGGGGGTTACCTGTTCAGTCATACAACGACGTGCGCCCCCGTCTTCTGATAGGGATGAACAATATACGGTTGGGCCACCCCCTAGATAGTCGTGAGGGCAGAGAGAACGAACCGATAGCAACAAGAACGCGTCTAGGTTGGACAATATTCGGAATTTGTTTGGATGATCATCCGAAACCGATAACAGTCCCATACAGTTTCCACATCTGCTCCCACTCACAAAATGATGAGGATGATCTACACACCACGGTAAAGAACTACTTTGCACTGGAGAGTTTGGGAATCGCCGCACCCAAAAAGGAATTGCTTTCAACGGACGACGAACGTGCTGTTAAAATACTGCGGGAAAACACGCGGCTCGAGAACGGCCGATATAGCACAACTCTATTATGGAAATACGACGACGTACGTTTGCCAAACAATAAAGCAATGGCCCTCAGACGTCACCACTGCCTTGTAAAAAGAATGAAACGCGAACCATCGCTAGGCGAAGTACTCAGAAAGAAAATAGCCGACTACATCCAAAAGGGATTCATTCGTAAGCTGTCGCCTGAGGAGGGGCGAAAGGCAGGTGACCGCATCTGGTACCTACCTATTTTTCCTGTATCAAACCCAAACAAGCCAGGCAAAGTTCGCATCGTGTGGGATGCTGCAGCATCGGTCGCAGGCACGTCTCTGAACTCCGTCTTACTAAAAGGTCCCGATCAATTGAAGCCCTTGCCTTATATACTCTACAAATTTCGGGAACGACCAGTCGCTATATGTGGAGACATAGAGGAAATGTTCCACCAGGTCAGGATGAGCGATGAGGACCAGCAAAGTCAACGTTTCCTGTTTCAAGATAACACGGACGCAGCCGAACCAGATGAATATGTAATGACGGTTATGACCTTCGGTGCTACTTGCTCACCAAGCAGCGCACAATTCATCATTAATCGTAATGCCGAGCGCTTCGAAGAGCAGCTACCAGCAGCAGTCGAGGCTATTCGAGAAAACCATTATGTTGACGACATGCTTGCCAGTGTCGATACAGAAGCAGAAGCCGTACAGCTAGCTAGAGATGTCCATTTCATCCACCAGCAAGGAGGGTTCAAAATGAGGGGCTGGATTTCAAATTCTTCGACCGTTATGGAGGCGCTCAACGGTACAGAAGCCGTCGAAAGGAATTTGGATCTCAATACAAATACCGCTCTGGAGAAAGTATTAGGGATGTGGTGGAATATCAAGTCGGACGAGTTCCAGTACAAACTGTCAAAGGAGCGTCACGCCGATCTCTTGTTCAATGCCAAGCATCCCACCAAGCGAGAGATACTCAGTGTTCTCATGTCCATATATGACCCTCTTGGATTACTCGCCAACTTCCTCATGCCACTTAAACTCTTGCTGCAGGAGATTTGGCGCTCAGGAGTGGCATGGGATGAGCCAATTGCAGATCCGCAACTCCAGAAGTGGAAGTCATGGTTGACCTATCTACCCCAGGCGGGTTCAGTACGGATTCGTCGGTGTTATACTGCACTGGCACCCTACGAACAGTTGACCACCGAGCTACACACGTTTGTGGATGCCAGTGAACTTGGCTACTGTGCGGTGTCCTATCTACGACTTGAACTAGGGGAACACATTGAATGCGTGCTGATAGGTGCCAAAACTAGAGTAGCACCGCTCAAATTTGTATCCATCCCCCGTCTAGAGCTCCAAGCAGCAGTGGTAGGCAGTCGTCTCGCTAAAAGCATTCAAGATGGTCATTCAATAAGGATAGGACGTCGGTTTTTCTGGACTGATGCCGCAGATGTGCTTTGCTGGTTACGCTCAGACCACCGTTCGTATTCACCGTTTGTGGCACATCGAGCATGCGAAATTCTAGAAACGACCGACATCTCCGAGTGGAAGTACGTACCGACTAAAGAGAACGTTGCTGATGAGGGCACCAAATGCCTACGAAAGTTGAGTCTTGATGCTACAAGCCGGTGGAGGAAAGGACCAACATTTATTTGGAAACCTATGGTGGAATGGCCTATGGAACCCCTCCGTAGGAGCATGACTGACCTAGAAATGCGGCCAAGTATGCTACACCATTCTGTGGTGAGTGAGCATCTAAAACCGGAAAACTTTTCAAGCTGGCGGCACCTGGTAACGGTTACGGCACTAGTTCATCGATTCCCTAACAATATTAGGAAAAGAATCGCAGGCGATGTACCTACAGTGGGCCCACTAAAACGCGAGGAGCTGCTTTGCGCTGAGCTGTTTCACTACAAGAGATGCCAAGAAGAATCTTACGCCGACGAACTGACACTACTGAAATCTACGGGTACAGGTAAGCGATATCTTCCAAAAAACAGTCGCCTCTATAAACTATGTCCAATAGTCGATACTGATGGAGTAATGCGCATCCACGGCCGCATCGATGCTTGCGACTACGTAGATGAATACGCTAAACACCCGATTATATTACCCCGAGGACATTTCGTTACGAAACTAGTTCTTCAAGATATTCATGAACGGTATCACCACCAGTGTCAAGAAACGTTCCTGAACGAGGCGCGAAGCAGATTTTATATCCCTAGAATACGCGCCGAATGTAAGAAAGTTGCATCTGATTGTCAGCGCTGTAAAATTCGACGGGCAACACCGACACAACCAGCCATGGGCGATCTACCTAAGGCCCGTTTAGCAGCATTTGTCCGACCCTTTTCCTACGTTGGAGTAGACTATTTTGGCCCGTATAATGTTGCAGTTGGCAGAAGAGTAGAGAAACGATGGGGCGTGCTAGTGACCTGTCTCACCGTGCGAGCTATTCATATAGAAGTAGCTCACTCTCTGGACACAGGGTCTTGCATTATGGCTCTACGTAATTGCTTCGCTCGACGAGGGGTCCCGGTACAAATTATAAGCGATCGTGGTACCAATTTTGTAGCGTCGGAGAAAGAACTGAAAAGAGCTTTGTCCATGGTGGATCAAGATGAGCTGATCAAGGAATTTACGTCGGAATCCACGTCATGGACATTCAACCCCCCTGCTACCCCCCATATGGGTGGAGCATGGGAGAGGTTGATACAATCCGTGAAGAAAATCTTATCGGAATTGCGGTTACCTCGCCTACCACGTGACGAAGTAT